agtggatgtggtgtatttggatttctagaaggcattcgataatattAGAACAAAATAAatagagcagaagtaggccatttggcacttgagctgctccgccatttaataagatcatgactgatctgatcatgggcccagctccacttccccgcccgctccccatgaccctttatccccttatcgctcaaaaatctgtctgtctccgccttaaatatattcaatgacccagcctccacagctctctggggcagagaattccacagatttacaaccctctgagagaagaaatttcttctcatctcagttttaaatgggcagccccttattctgagattatttcccctagttttagtttcccctatgagtggaaatatcctctctgcatccaccttgtcgagccccctcattatcttacaagtttcaataagatcacctctcattcttctgaactcaatatgtataggtccaacctatcctatcctcataagtcaacctatcctcataagtcaaccccctcatctccggaatcaacctagtgaaccttctctgaacagcttccaatgcaagtatatccttcctcaaaaacggagaccaaaactttacgcagtactctaggtgtggcctcaccaatactatgtacatttgtagcaggacttctctacttttatactctatcccccttgcaataaaggccaacattccatctgccttcctgagtatttgctgtacctgcatactaacatttagtgtttcatgcacaaggacccccaggtctctctgtactgcagcactttgcaatttttctcctcctgcgggaatctagaacgagggggcatagtttcagaataatgggtcgtccatttaaaactgagatgaggaggaatttcttctctcagagggttgtaaatctgtggaattctctgccccagagagctgtgagctgggtcattgaatatatataaggtggagatagacagatttttgagcaataagggcgtgaaggattatggggagcgggcaggccaagatcggatcagccttgatcttattaaatggcggtgcaggctcgaggggccaaatggcctactcctgctcctatttcttatgttcttatgtaaacgagAGTTGTACAACACAATGGGAAAGTACAACACAAGGTGTGGTCAGTATTCAGCTTCAGCTCAAAATTGTTTTGACTACAAAGTTGTTGGACGTTCGAGCTGATAACAGTGTagtgagggcaacagggcatctgggagtttggtgaacaatgggacaaacagtgtctctccttaaccaatgagatttaaggattgagaagtaaacagaggaaggactgagaagaagggtgaattagagtgggtggaaaaaaagaaaaaaaaattaaattttaaaatctccaacaacaattcactacctgaaggaatgaaacttcACACTTTAATTTGTTCACTTCGGAGCAAGAGagcttgattggcagtcattagtaATTGTCACGCCATTAAAAGTGTACTCTCGCTATTAATGTTGagatttaactttctgtggtgagtttaatgtgcaattaatgtgcaaatgcagcaaattCATGAAAATTACAGGGAGGTTAAGGATGAGATGCCATTAGTGCAAGCTAATGGTGGAGCGGCGCAAATTGTCAAGCAATTCGCAATTCACATCTCTTTCTCaccacaagctgctggctgatttgcACCTTGATAATGCTCTatctttggctccctcctatttctcatctacatgctgctcctcagtgacatcatctgaaaacacaatgtcaggtttcacatgtatgctgatgacacccagctctacctcaccaccacttctctcgacccctccactgtctgtgATTTGTCATgccgcttgtccgacatccagtactgaatgagcagaaatttcctccaactaaatattgggaagaccattgTGTTCAGTACCCATCACAACctctgttcccgagccactgaTTCTATTCCTCTACCTGGCCATGACCTTAGCGACTTATTTTACCCCCTTTCGACCACATATATGCTCCATCACCAAAACTgttctccaggctggcctcccaccttgcgtAAACTTGAGCATATCCAAAGCTCTGCCGCCCGTAtccaaacttgcaccaagtcccgctcacccatcacccctgtgctcgctgacctacattagtacCCGTTCCAACAacgtctcaatttaaaaattctcatccttgtttttaaatatcttgcccctccctattatcTCTGGAACCTCATCCAGTTCTACTGCCCtccgatctctgcactcctccaaatctggtcTTGTGCATACCctattttctttgctccaccattggcgccaTCCCTTTTAGCTGCCTAAACCCTAAGGGTAGAATTTCGATGACTTTGCGACCGTGTTTTCGCCGTGCTTTGACCCtcagcggcgaaaacccggtcggcaggaTTTCCAGGTTCCTTTATGCAGCGGCGTTTCcatgtaccaccggggagaggagcgccgacgtgCAACATCGCAAATTGCATTTGCAATCAATTTTTGGCTACTCGCAGGTCCCGTATtctgtgcccagaataccgacagggtcaaacctgtggtgccgccctgccagcagcggtaagtttcAAGACCTGcataaaaggtaagttaaagttttcatgTTTTAATTCTGTTTCAGATATTTAATAGGTAAGGGTTTTgttaattttttttgcaattttttcccccctcccaaggcctctctcgcagcgctatcgaCCCCGCTCTAAAGTTTCTGAAAATCCCGGTTTGcgccatgaatcctcgtgcaacgccgatttttaccacagaattaaaggccgaaaagttggcctaaaaatggtagcacagTGAAAAGAGTAATTTTGGCATAAAGCTACCATTGCTCTCTGGACTTCCctcctgttaagtcctgactctaatgcactgacttatacgagacacatgctgaagtcaaggtcactcaggacctgcacctttaattcacagctctcccgtGCTgcattgcctgagacctccctttatatacctcagtgggacaggtatggagtgtctcctgcaagtgcacccctggtggtaaggtatgcttattgttacaggtcatatccagttacagtcatgtttagcatggtaagatacagttatatacagtaatgtgagatacatgacatcaccctcccccaaggtcttattgcctttatagattcaatctctcaggtggtctgcgctctcgcgtggagcgtctttgttgtggttcagttgtttgccttggtgcctgtgttttgttcggtgtgattgttggtatctcgcctgggctgtctgttgagactgccctttcctcaggttgttccacctgtctgtccaccaggtgtgatgtgagttccacattgtagtctgcctctggttcttcagtgttatcagtgaatctactttttacttggtctacatgcctccggcaggtttggccattgtccatttgtataaccagtagcctgtttccctctctgtctgttactgtccctgcaagccatttgggaccccggccatagtttagcacaaacactttgtcccctatctcattccacctccccctcgaattttggtcatggtactcagttagcttttgacgcttagcctccacaatttcatgcatgtctgggaggattaacgagagcctggtctttaaagttcgtttcatcaatagttgcgcggggggaaccccagtcaatgaatgcggacgagatctgtatgccagcagcagtcgcgacaggcggttcTGCATTGTGGgagcttggattctgagcatgccttgtttaatgatttgcactgctcgctctgcctggccattggaggccggcttgaaaggtgccgtcttaacgtgacttataccgtggtcaactataaaatcgtgaaattctgcgctggtgaagcatggaccattatcactgaccaatatgtcaggaatgccgtgcgttgcaaacatggttctaaggctctccacagcggtggagatggtgctcgagtttaaaatggtgcactcgatccattttgaaaatgcatcaacgactacgaggaacattttgcccatgaatgggcccgcatagtctacatgcacccgtgaccacgatttggtgggccagggtcaggggcttaggggggcctccctgggagcattactgagttgggaacaaatggtgcaccgacggacgcagagctccatgtccacgtcaatgccaggccaccagacatgagatctggctatggccttcataaggacgatccccgggtgctcgcgatggagctcccggacaaacgcctccctgcctcgtaagggcataactacttggctgccccacatcaggcagtctgcctgtagtgagagttcatgcatgcgcctatggatgggtttgacctcctcagggcaggcatcgcgagcctctgcccagtcaccggttaaaacacatctttttactagagataacgtggggtcgctggtcgtccagtctctgatttggcaagccgtcatgggcgaacttgtggattcaaaggcattgattgccatgaccatctcacagtcctgttcatcggacccttctgtggttgccaggggtagcctgctaagcgcgtcggcacagttgtctgtgcctggtctgtgccttatcgtgtagtcgtaagccgccagcatgagtgcccaccactgaatgcgcaccgaggcgttggcgttgattgccttgcgaaTAGTAGGGACATGagaggtttgtggtcggtttctaatgcaaacttggcaccgaaaaggtattggtgcatctttttgacactgtacacgcacgcgagcgcctccttctcaaccataccgtacccgcgctccgcccgcgaaattgacctggagacataagcaacgggctgcaatttacctgcatcattgacgtgctgtaaaccgcacctgaccccgtacgctgacacatcacacgtaaggactaactttttacctgggtcaaaaaaggctaaaacactgttggaacatagaaggttgcgtgccttattgaaggcgcgttcttgggcgtcgccccaaaaccaatcacacccctttctgagtagcacatggagaggctccagcagtgtgctcaagttctgcataaagtttccaaagtaattgagtagcccaagaaaggcgcgcagttccgagacattccagggcctgggtgccaggcgaatcgcttcggttttggattcggttgggcggattccatcagcggcaatccttctgcccaaaaattcaacctcaggcgcgagaaacagacacttggatttcttaactcttaggcctacccgatccaatcgacttagtacttcctcaagattgtggagatgagagttggtgttcctgcccgtgatgagtatgtcatcgtaaaacacaaccgtccccgggatggagagCAAACtcttcatgttgcgctggaatatagcagctgctgacctgatgccgaatgggcatcgattgtacacaaaaagacctcgatgtgtgttgatggtggtgagtagcatagactcttcggtcagttcttgcgtcatatatgcagatgtgaggtcaagtttcgagaaaagttttcctccagccaacgtggcaaataggtcctccgctctgggcagcgggtattggtcttgtagggagactctgtttatggtagacttgtaatccccacagattcgtacggatccatcaggcttcatgacggggacgatagggcttgcccagtcgctgaattccacgggagaaattatgccttcccgcagaagcctgtccagttcgttttcaatcttttccctcatcatataaggcacagctctagccttgtgatggaccggtctggcattctgtgtgatgtagattctaactttagcccctttgaaggtgcccacacctggctgaaagagatgttcaaaacggcttagaactgttgagcaggaggtccgttcctcaaacgacatggcgtaaacatcatcccatttccaattaagttctgctagccagcttctccccaacagggctgggagatccccggggacaatccacagggaaagtcggttcaccgtctctttgtgtgtgaccgagagcatggcgctgccaaggactgggacaatttctttagtataggttcttagttttgtgtcgatctttgtgagttttggtctgttgcttttgtgcggccacagctgttcaaattgttgaacgctcatgagggattgactggccctcgtgtccagttccatgttgacaggtatcccgttgagtagaacccccaTCATAatcggaggcgtcttggtgtaagaacggtGTTAAcatgctgtacctcggcgtcccgtgcactgttccaactgtcttctggtacgttttccgacccttccgattcgtataccagccgagctgctgtttttctgcacatgcgagccagatgccctgtgtagttgcagtttctgcaaatggcatgctgaaatcgacacaccctggttgagtgccttcccccacatctccaacacagaccgtttccattgtttccgaaggatgagctgcatctggctgatctcccttgagcttctctcaatctgttgttgattgctcataTTGTggcttgatgaggtgtgatcggccgttcatgtggcccttgattttgatggcttctggtggcactgtctgctgttgaaggcctgctctcctgcctttgtctatgtgtgggggtagcggtttgtttcacaatgtgaaccccttgtttcgatgcctcgttggttgtcgtacccaaagtatagatcagcctcgtttcttcttcgcctgccaagaacgtctgtgcgaccagtgctgctgcctcttgagtcaagttcttagtttctataagctttcagaatatgcctgcatggcctattccttcaataaaaaagtctctcagtatttctctccttagttcatcggagaactcacataaactagccagcctccgaagttccaccacaaagtcgggtatgctctggcccacacatcgtctgtagttgtagaacctgtgtctggccatgtgtcggctgctcgctggcttcaggtagtctctcaccagtgtgctcaactcctcaaacgacttgcttgctggtctctcgggtgccagcagatcttccattaaagcgtatgttttcgaaccacagctggtcaagagatgggctcttctcttgtctgccttatcgtcgcccagccagtctttggtcacaaagctttgctggagcctttctataaagtcatcccaattgtctccagcattgtatttctcatctgagctgttggtagccattctgtggattctgtgatcccgtaactcgtcgccactgttaagtcctgactctaatgtactgacttacatgagacacatgctgaagtcaaggtcactcaggatctgcacctttaattcacagctctccagtgctgcacttgcctgagacctccctttatatacctcagtgggacaggtatggagtgtctcctgcaattgcacccctggtgataagatatgcttattgttacaggtcatatccagttacagtcatgtatagcatggtaagatacagttatatacagtaatgtgagatacatgacacctctctctcatcctttaagacgctccttaaaccctacctctgacTAAGCGTTTGGCCATATGTTGTGgcccattttgtttgataaccctcctgtgacGTTGGGATGTTCTTGTTTTTGTGACTTATTCAGCAAACTCTGTGCACAGGGCTGTAGCAGCAGGGTGGGGTCCCAGGCTAGACAGGAGAATCACCACATTCAACACTCACACGTCTGGCTGTTTTAATTAAATGTTCCAATCGGTGTTTTCCGTAATGCAGCGTTTATTCTCTGGCCGGATGATGGGACTGCAGGATGGCTATCTGTGCAAATCAAACTTTGCATGGCGCCAATGGAGAGAAAACACAATCCATGTCGAGATATTGTGTGAAGAAATGCAACATTAAACGAATAAAGATCCTAGTTTTGTGTGCGGACGAGCAGCCCCCTGGCACAGCTTTGCCCCGACCCTGCCCGAGAGGTGCTGGGCAAGGGGCTTGTCCTGCCCCCCCGCCACACCCCGAGCCTCTTCGCAATCCGCGGCAATCTCGGAAAATCCTAGCCAGCGGAATTGCGGCGGAACGGGGAACTTAGGCTGAGCGCTGCAGATACCGAGCGCCGCCCAGTGCAGTGTCGCCCGCTCCAACTTCCTGCTGCAGCTCCAGCCAAGACTCGAAGCTTTAAAAACCTGTAGAATAATAATAATACTGGGTGTAAAATGCAAGCTGCGCGCCTGCGAGATGTGCCCCTGAGCTGCCTTTGTGTAGCCGCCCTGCTGGGCGCCTCCCTCACTCTCTTCCTGCTCCTCAACAAGCAAGTCCTCTTGGCAAGTTAACCCGGCGGTCACTGTCTTTTGTTAAAACAGCAATGTATTTATTTAAAAAGATCTTTCTGTAAGGTGCTATGGTTTATGATGTGTTGAAACAATGGCCTGTTCTCTCATGCTCTTTTCAGGAAGAGGAACAAGTCGAGGGTTCCGTTCTGAAAGGTAAACTTTTACTTGAACCGTTTTACATGAAATACATGTTCCCGTTGAAGTTCTccccaaaatggaggttaaaaagtTGATGATTCTTTATCACCAAACAACCTTGGAAGAATAAAACGTTATTTCGTGTTAATGATTTAATAACTTGCTGGGAGGGTGGTCACATTTGTTTTAATGGGGATGGGATGACCTTAAACTTTACCTAATACCGACCCCCCATAAATTGGGCACTTTTTTTGTAGTTGTTGTTTAAATCCTAGATAAGGGGCCAAGGCCCAAAGTGGAGGGCTTCATCAAGAATGGAAAGATAGGGAAGCAAACCAGGAAGTGAAAATGAGGAGATGCCCATCCTTGGGTTTGAAATCTTTGGATTGTAAGAGACAAATAAActgagggaggtagggagtgtgagAGTTTTGAGGTCCTGGAAAGCGATAAATTAGGGTAGAGAACAAGAAATGGTtttcatttacatagtgcctttattgATCAAATAAAACAATGCTTCACAAAGGGAGTAGATTATAGGAACAGATGGCAAACCATGGCAAGATTAGAAGGGGTAATGTAAGAGGTGCATTTTTAAAGATGGTGAGGCAGGGAAGTTCCGAAAGGGAGCTCCAGACAGCGGCGCTAACTCAGAAGAGGTTctgccaccagtggtggaggggtGCACAAAGGGTCAGCGGGTGCTGAGGGCAGATGTAAGGCTGCGAAAGGTTTCGGAGGTAGGGTGAGAGAGGCGGTGGGAGAATCTAAGGGCAAAGAGAGGCGGTGGGGGAATTTAAGGGCCAATGGAGGCGGTAGGGAAAATTTGAGGACTAAAAGAGGCGGTGGGGGAATTTGGAGACAAAAAAGGATTTTAAATGTAAATTTTTTGAAGGACAGGAAGTCAATATTGATCAGTGAGGAAGGGGGCGTTGTGCTTGGGTGATGTACAAGTAGGACTCTTTGGGGATAGGATAGGGCAATGAAAATTAATTTCAGCAGTGAATATGCAGGGAGGGGTAATTGTTTAGGATGGAATATTTGCAGTTTAGAAGAAACAGGAAAAGTAGTTCAGAGCAGCACTGACTGTAATTATATTGATAAATATAGATTGTGATAGAAGGGGATTAGAACTGAAAGCTAAATCATCTGTCTTATGGATAGTTCCCTAAATTGGCACTAAACAACTAGGAAAATGGACAGCAGCACTCTGGTCTGCACACACAGGGGTCACCAAGTATGTCACTGTATGATATCTTATTTTGCAATTGAACAAAGGAATTCTTGTAAACAAGTTATACAGTGTTCTAAAAACTTAAGCCTGGAGCAACAAAGGTGGTGAATTGTTGATATCAATAATGAATATTTTTCATTCTACATAGCTTCAGATCCCATTCAGTATCACTCGGAAAGACCTATGGCCCATATTACCGGTAAGTGTACCATCCAGACATCAGCAGGAAAGAAAAATATTTAAGAAAGTATCTAAAATGTGCTGGGACCATTGCATTGAGAAATTGTTTTATTTATTAAAAAAGGAAAATTCACATACATGTAACAGCAGAGTATCTTTATAAAATTAAGAATCTTTCAAATGTGTGCACTTCCTGTCAACTTTTCATATTATACATTTCTATATCCAGATTTATAATGGTAACTgcttatgtaaacttgtcacactgtaattacaccctcccaccagtggcAGTGCTGTAGAGCCTTGGGGTTTCCTCTCTTAGCTCCTCAACTTGTACCGTAAAGAAACTTCTGTGCTCCGATCAACTCTATCACTTCTTCACAAATTGCTGTATTTTTTATTTaactataaatataaatataaaatcAAGTATTATATAAATTTAAGGACTGAATGTATGAAGATGACTGAATTACATCTGCATACTGTGGTCCAATTatcttagaagcatagaaacatagaaatttatggcacagaaggaggccattcgacccattgtgtctgtgccggccgaaaaagagctatccagcctaatcccattttccagctcttggtccgtagccctgcaggttacagcacttcaagtaaccatccaagtactttttaaatgcctctaccactctttcaggcagtgagttccagtcccccagcaccctctgggtgaaagaagttctccttaactcccctctaatcctgccaccaattactttaaatctataccaccAGTTGTTGACCTGCTAGGGaacataggtccttcctatccactctatctaggcccctcacaattttatacacctgaattaaatcctccctcagcctctattccaaagaaaacagccccagccaaaattctccagtcctggcaacatcctcgtaaattgcaatcacatcttttctgtaatgtggtgaccagaactgtacacagtactgtagctgtggcctaaccagtgttttatacagttcggacattgtcaaaagccttgctaaaatccatgcagactacatcaaacgcactgccctcatcgacccttcttgttacctcctaaaaaaactcaatcaagttagttcgacacgccctttccttaacaaatccatgctgactgtccttgattaatccgtgcctttctaaatgatgattaatactgtactgcagaattttttccaacaatttgcccaccactgaggttagtctgactggcctgtagttactcggtctatccctttctccctttttaaacaatggtacaatgttagcagtccaccagtcctccggcactacaccTGTAACCAGTGGGAATTGGAAAAATGAttgtcagagcctttgctatttcctcccttgcttctaacagcccgggatacatttcatccgtgcctggtgatttatctactttcaaagatgctaaaccccttaatacttcttctctcactatatcTTCTGTCGTCTAATCCCCACTTCACATGAGGCTACAATTGGTTTTGATCCCCCACTTCAATGTCATGGGAGATAGGCCAGTTACACATTAAATACAAATTTGGTCATAGCTGGAATTCTGTAGCGCAAAATGGTGGTGTAACAGAGCATTGTTATGTAGTAAGTTTTCTTGCAAAACAACTTGTATATGGTTAAACAGATTGCTCTGTCAGATGTAAAGTGCTTGAGCACTGGAATGAATCGTTCTTTTTAAGGCATTGCTTAATGGACCAGCATTTTAAAGTAATACACAGTTTCTCACCTGCACAATCTATGTGATTATCTGGTTATTTTcaacaccagcataactcagtgctACCATTCTCACATCAAAGTCTGAAGGTTATGAATTCAAGTACCACTTGAGAACTTGAGCAAATAAtcaaggctgatacttcagtggagtactgagggagtgctgcaatgttggaggaagtattgagggagtgctgcaatgttggaggaagtattgagggagtgctgcaatgttggaggaagtattgagggagtgctgcaatgttggagatgttgtttttcagatgagaccttaaaccgaggccccatccgtCTGCTCATgtggagataaaagatcccatgatgctgTTCACTGAAGAGGAAGGTAGCTCTCCCATTGTCCTAGACAACTTTATCCCTTAAACAAcaccactgctgtttgtgggaccttgctgtgtgcaaattgactgctgcatttctccACATAAATGACTACAATTCAATTAATTGGATATGATGCACTTTGGGTTATTCTGGGGCTGTGAAAggagctttataaatgcaagttttttttactTCTCATTCTCTCACTGTCGCAGAAGAAGAAGAAAAACAGACATTCCCTACTATCACAAAATAATATTAAATTGATACAGATGAGGAAAAAGCTACTGCAAATCTGTTTTTAAAAGGATAACAAAATTATGTTTTGAGAAGCCATCTTAGCATCACCCCTAGCAATAATGTCATCACCCAGACTAGATTCTCTATAGGGTAACTATTctaaatcgaattgttgtaggttttactgttttaaaaaaaagtaaCTGTCTAACACTCACAGCAAACAGATTGATGGAAAATATTTACCAACTAACTTGGTTTTTTTTGTACAGGAATAAAATCAAGTGATGGGCATCTCGGATATATGGAATGGGAAATTGAGAAGGGCCTGGCATTCATCAAGAATGGATTTGTCTACCAAAATGGCAGTTTGATCGTACCTGTCACTGGGCAGTACTTTGTATACTCTCAGGTATACTTGCGTGACACAGACTTTGTGGAAAGCAATGATCTCATCACCCACACAGTCAAC
This DNA window, taken from Pristiophorus japonicus isolate sPriJap1 chromosome 20, sPriJap1.hap1, whole genome shotgun sequence, encodes the following:
- the LOC139232916 gene encoding tumor necrosis factor ligand superfamily member 15-like, with product MQAARLRDVPLSCLCVAALLGASLTLFLLLNKQVLLEEEQVEGSVLKASDPIQYHSERPMAHITGIKSSDGHLGYMEWEIEKGLAFIKNGFVYQNGSLIVPVTGQYFVYSQVYLRDTDFVESNDLITHTVNKRTPTELAPTTLISKNVQCQPNIDRLWFQTNYVGGTFMLKKGDELFANISDLALVGIEENKIFFGALLL